The Phyllostomus discolor isolate MPI-MPIP mPhyDis1 chromosome 4, mPhyDis1.pri.v3, whole genome shotgun sequence genome window below encodes:
- the LOC118500107 gene encoding zinc finger C4H2 domain-containing protein-like, whose protein sequence is MADKQEIMCKLEHVKGIRNETLQIEKIKVCLKAKVEALESVERHLKEYKQEMDLLLQEKMAHVEEPRLIHADTHVMETTVKQSENDLNKLLKSTWHLHDEYEPLKEHVDVLCMTLGLQRLPDLCEEEKLSWDYFEKHKADWQNHRTFPIPKSLATAALAAQQLQVFEEQNTGPTATFSMQPLPMKACLSCHQQIHWNAPICPLCKTESQS, encoded by the coding sequence ATGGCAGATAAGCAAGAAATAATGTGTAAATTGGAACATGTTAAAGGGATCAGGAATGAGACCCTACAGATAGAGAAGATCAAGGTCTGTTTGAAGGCTAAGGTTGAGGCCCTAGAATCAGTGGAGAGACACCTGAAGGAATACAAGCAGGAGATGGACCTCCTGCTACAAGAAAAGATGGCCCATGTGGAGGAACCCCGACTGATCCATGCTGACACCCATGTGATGGAAACTACCGTCAAACAATCTGAGAATGACTTAAACAAGCTGCTAAAGTCTACCTGGCATCTCCATGATGAGTATGAGCCACTGAAGGAACATGTGGATGTCCTGTGCATGACTCTGGGCCTGCAGAGGCTCCCCGACCTTTGTGAAGAGGAGAAGCTCTCCTGGGATTACTTTGAGAAGCATAAAGCAGATTGGCAGAACCACAGGACCTTCCCAATCCCCAAATCCCTGGCTACTGCAGCCCTTGCTGCCCAACAACTTCAAGTATTTGAGGAGCAGAACACTGGGCCGACAGCCACCTTCAGTATGCAGCCCCTACCTATGAAGGCCTGCTTGTCCTGTCATCAGCAAATTCACTGGAATGCACCCATATGCCCTCTGTGCAAAACTGAGAGTCAGTCCTAG